TAAGTTCAAATAGGGACGGAGTGGGTTGTTTGGTCAGAGTTGGTCGACGTGGTGCGTGCCGTTGAACCGGAGAAGCTGATAAACCGTGTAGCCGCATATCTCAAGAACAACCAAGTGGTCACTCCGCCGCCGTGGGCCATGTTTGTCAAAACCTCTGTTGCGCGGGAGGAGCCTCCCCGTAACCCTGACTGGTGGTTTGTGAGAGCTGCTTCGATTCTCCGTAAGCTGTATCTATACGGTCCCGTGGGTGTGTCGCGGATGAGGAAATTCTATGGTGGTCGGCATCGTGTAGGCATGGCCCCGCCCTACTTCGCCAAAGGCGGCGGAGCAATCGTGAGAAAAATCATGCAACAGCTGGAGAAAGCCGAACTCGTCTCAACCGTGCCCAGAAAAGGCCGCGCCATCACGCCAAAAGGCGTCAAACTCCTCCAACAAGCAGCCAAAAGCATTCAGACGGGCAAAGAGAGCTAAAGATAATTCCGCAGCAGCAGAAACAATATCACCAAGGCGATGATTAGTATTGGCGAGGTCCCGATATATACGCCGTCCAGCTTCACACCTATCAACAGTAGTGGATGAATTTTCTCGACATCACCGAGGTAGCGTGTGAGGAAGGGGAGAGCTATCAGGGCTGCTCCGACGATTATAAGCAGGAGGCCGAGGAAAGTTGTCCAACCAGTTAAAAGGTCCTGCTGCAAATCTATCCCACCGCCATGGAGGCTTTCCGCAGGGTTTCCAGAACCTCTTCATCGCTGAGCTGGTCAAACCTTTCATAGAACTGGCCGATGGCGAAGAAGTTTGTCGGCGTCTCGAGGACGACGACGTCGTCTGCTATTTTTTTGAGTTTTTCAACTGTTTCGGACGGTGCTACGGGGACAGCTACTATGACTTTTCCGGCTCGCTGGTTACGGGCCATGTGGACAGCTGCTTTCATGGTCAGCCCTGTTGCGAGGCCGTCGTCGACGATGACAACCCTCATGTCTATGAGTGGTTGCATGGGTTTTCCGCCTCTGTAGAGTATGGCTCGTCGCCGAACCTCCCGCATCTCCTCCTCCGCCTTCTTCTCCACATACTCACGTGAAACGCCCACTATCGCGGCTATCTCCTCGTCAACGAAAACCGTCCCATCCTCAGCTACCGCGCCGACGGCAAGCTCAGGCTGACCCGGTGCACCGATCTTACGTGTAACCACCACGTCAAGAGGACACTTTAGCTCCTTAGCCACCTCATAGCCAATAACCACGCCACCTCGCGGAATCCCGAGAACCACACACGTGCCCTGATAAAGTCTCTTCAGATATTTTCCGAGCTTCTGCCCAGCGTCAACCCTGTCGACGAACAACAACAATAAAAAAACGTGAGCCAAGTTTTTAAATCTATTCACAACAGAAACGCGGTCGGGTTAGATGTTGCGCTGAATCAGTACGAACAGCCATATGAAGACGGCTAAGACGATTGTTGCGAGGGAGAGGGCGTTGCTGCCCACGTAGTTGAGAGTGGCAAGAGTTACTCCCGCATCCTCCAGCTCAATTGAGTAGGGCTTGCCTGTTATGGGGTTTATCATCCTCTCCACTGGAGCGTATGAGTCGGTGAAAATCGGGTATTCCTCGAGGGCGGGTATGGTTGTCCACCTGTTTGTCAAAATTTTTTCAGCGAGCCACTCGTCTTTGACGCGTGAGACAGCCTGCTCCAAGTCACATGTTATAGATGCGCAGGCGACCAGTATAAGGTTTTGGACAAAGCTTCCCCCGCCTTCGGAGGCTTTGAAGACATAGAGTTTGGGGAAAACCTGTGAAACAGTGCGGTATTGTGCCCAGAATATCTCTGACGTGTCGCCGGTGAGCGATGCTATCAGGTTGGAGACCACGACGCCGTCGCTGGATATTTTCTGGCGGAGAAGCTGGTAAAACTCTAGAGTCATCAGGTGGAAAGGCACATAGGTTTTCGAGTATGCATCCATTATTACGACATCGTATTTCTCATCGGTTTTTGTGAGAAACATCCGCGCGTCGTCGACGAAGACTCGCAGCCTGCTGTCCTCGGGGACGTGGAAAAACCTTCGCGCTGTGTCGACGACATCAGGGTCTATCTCCACGACATCGACCCTTACTTCTGGATAGTTTTTGAGGAAGTATTTGGGGCCGCTGAGTCCGCCGCCTCCTATGAAGAGGGTTTTTTCCGCGTCGGGTTTGAGGGCGAGTCCCAGTTCGAAGAACCGTGTGTAGGGGAAGATGAGTTTTGCTGGGTCTGTCTCTGAAGTGGCGCTGTGCGGTAACCCGTTCAGATAGAGGGTAACTGTGTCGCCTTGTCGAACTACTGCGAGGCTGTTGTAGAGGGTTTCACGGCTGTAGAGAACCTCTCCACCTGAAGCAGTCAAGCCCTGTGCAAAGTAGCCCACAGGCGTCAACGCGATGAGCAGAAGCAGAGCCGTGAATATCTTCACCGTCTTGGAGAGATAGAGTGCCGCCGTTATCATGAGGACTGCTCCGCTGCCCAGTACAACTGTTCTGACGTCGAGGCTGGGGAGAAGCGCGAAAACTGTTAAGAAAGTGCCCGCTATGCTGCCCACCGTCGAGAGCGAGTAAATGTCGCCGGCCGAGACACCCACCCTCCCACGTGTCTGGGCAAGAAGCTTGACAGCGTATGGTGAAACCATTCCCATGGGAATTGTCGGAGGTGCGAGGAGGAAAGTGGTTGCTATGAGTGGCCCTATTTTTTCGTCGAGACTGGCTGCTGCAGCTGCTTCGAGGACCAGAGGTGAGAAGAAGGGGATGGCGAAGGTGAGCAGCCCTCCGGTGAACGCTATGGCAGCGAGCATGTTGACGCTCGGCCTCCGGTCGGCGAGCACACCGCCCAGCCTGTATCCTATGGCGAGCGACGCCAGAACAACCCCAATCAAGCTCCCCCAGACAAAGATAGTGTTCCCGAAAACAGGCGCGAGAAGACGGCTCGCCGCCATCTCCAAGCTCATCGCAACCGCACCCGAGACAAAAACAACACCGTAAAACCCGAAACTCCTCAACCCAACCAGCAACGGCAACCATAAACTAAAATACGTTTCCGCAAATCACGCGGACAAACCTTAATTACAGGAAAAGGGATAGGGAGGCAGGTGTGAATGGATGGGAGAGGCGCTCTATGAGTCGCGGCCCCTTTACCAGTGTGTAAAATGTGGCAGGGTCTTTGAGAAGGAGAAGCTTGTGAAAGGTCCTGACACACGCTGCCCCTACTGCACACCGGTGGTCTACGTCATCAAGAAGGCCAAATCACCGACCGCGAAGCTCATAAAAACCTCTGAACTGGGACGCGACCCAAGCCTCGAACTCTTCGAAAACCTCTACAAGTAGCTGATAAGTAGGTGTATTGAAAAAATTTCTGTTACCTCATGGTGGTAAAGCTATTGCTAAGGTCTTGATCCATTTTATGGATGAAATCCTATGTCCATACCCCCGGCATTTTGCAAGCTTAGGGAAGGTGTCAAACCTTGCATTATCTCAAAACACAACCCTTAGGTTCATTTCTTTGGAAGAAATAGATAGAAAACAAGGAATGGTTTTCGCATCAAAAGATTTCTAAATGCACGATTATGTTGAGAAGAAAAAATTTAAAAGAAGCGATAAAGCTGAGGGCTACAGAGTTTCATATTATGGGTGAATCCGAAAGATATAGAGAGTGGTACACAACAGGAGAGGTAGCGAAAATTCTTGGGGTCAGCTTTAGGACTGTAAAGCGTTGGATTTACTCAGGAAAAATAGAAGCTACAAAAACAGCTGGAGGACATTATAGGATATCAAGAGAGGTATTAGAACGATTGCGATCTGAAGTTGGGGAACGATCCGCCG
The sequence above is drawn from the Candidatus Caldarchaeum subterraneum genome and encodes:
- a CDS encoding spermine synthase, which codes for MPLLVGLRSFGFYGVVFVSGAVAMSLEMAASRLLAPVFGNTIFVWGSLIGVVLASLAIGYRLGGVLADRRPSVNMLAAIAFTGGLLTFAIPFFSPLVLEAAAAASLDEKIGPLIATTFLLAPPTIPMGMVSPYAVKLLAQTRGRVGVSAGDIYSLSTVGSIAGTFLTVFALLPSLDVRTVVLGSGAVLMITAALYLSKTVKIFTALLLLIALTPVGYFAQGLTASGGEVLYSRETLYNSLAVVRQGDTVTLYLNGLPHSATSETDPAKLIFPYTRFFELGLALKPDAEKTLFIGGGGLSGPKYFLKNYPEVRVDVVEIDPDVVDTARRFFHVPEDSRLRVFVDDARMFLTKTDEKYDVVIMDAYSKTYVPFHLMTLEFYQLLRQKISSDGVVVSNLIASLTGDTSEIFWAQYRTVSQVFPKLYVFKASEGGGSFVQNLILVACASITCDLEQAVSRVKDEWLAEKILTNRWTTIPALEEYPIFTDSYAPVERMINPITGKPYSIELEDAGVTLATLNYVGSNALSLATIVLAVFIWLFVLIQRNI
- a CDS encoding phosphoribosyltransferase, which translates into the protein MLFVDRVDAGQKLGKYLKRLYQGTCVVLGIPRGGVVIGYEVAKELKCPLDVVVTRKIGAPGQPELAVGAVAEDGTVFVDEEIAAIVGVSREYVEKKAEEEMREVRRRAILYRGGKPMQPLIDMRVVIVDDGLATGLTMKAAVHMARNQRAGKVIVAVPVAPSETVEKLKKIADDVVVLETPTNFFAIGQFYERFDQLSDEEVLETLRKASMAVG
- a CDS encoding small subunit ribosomal protein S19e, with protein sequence MVDVVRAVEPEKLINRVAAYLKNNQVVTPPPWAMFVKTSVAREEPPRNPDWWFVRAASILRKLYLYGPVGVSRMRKFYGGRHRVGMAPPYFAKGGGAIVRKIMQQLEKAELVSTVPRKGRAITPKGVKLLQQAAKSIQTGKES
- a CDS encoding DNA-directed RNA polymerase subunit P, whose amino-acid sequence is MGEALYESRPLYQCVKCGRVFEKEKLVKGPDTRCPYCTPVVYVIKKAKSPTAKLIKTSELGRDPSLELFENLYK